The following coding sequences are from one Pocillopora verrucosa isolate sample1 chromosome 5, ASM3666991v2, whole genome shotgun sequence window:
- the LOC131781722 gene encoding uromodulin, with protein sequence MHMYSHCRNWCTMVDRCTSINMVPREKDEMICQLSDSDQLQHPNDLKPTAGLMYRGTENKCYFNKCCNNATCLVGFTDKGYQCICPPGYTGEHCEDVDECQNGIHKCIKDVATCVNQLGSYHCICNHGYTGDGKTSCIPDECRRYTKLTDKTRKTTYKTKNKKCDKHLGPGWFRFQGNAGTKMPTKCLSMSRCGTYGTGWLRGTHPSVAEGAVDRTVCFRYHSCCKFSVIIRVRNCGSYYVYYLINTPACTLGYCGTG encoded by the exons ATGCATATGTATAGTCACTGCAGAAACTGGTGTACCATGGTAGACAGATGTACATCGATCAACATGGTACCAcgagaaaaagatgaaatgatATGCCAGCTAAGTGACTCGGACCAACTACAACACCCAAATGATCTGAAACCGACGGCAGGCTTAATGTATAGAGGCACGGAG AATAAGTGCTACTTCAACAAGTGCTGCAACAACGCAACTTGCCTGGTTGGATTTACGGACAAGGGATATCAGTGTATATGTCCACCTGGATACACAGGAGAACATTGCGAAG ATGTCGATGAATGCCAAAATGGTATCCATAAGTGCATCAAGGATGTGGCAACATGTGTAAATCAACTTGGATCCTACCATTGTATTTGTAATCATGGATACACGGGTGACGGAAAAACCAGTTGCATACCTGATG AATGTCGAAGATACACAAAATTGACGGACAAGACCAGGAAAACCACGTACAAaaccaagaacaaaaaatgCGACAAACACCTTGGTCCTGGCTGGTTTCGTTTCCAAGGAAATGCGGGAACAAAGATGCCGACTAAATGTCTATCCATGTCAAGATGTGGTACTTATGGAACAGGTTGGCTGCGCGGCACTCATCCATCAGTGGCTGAAGGCGCAGTTGACAGAACAGTTTGCTTCCGATATCATAGTTGTTGTAAATTCTCCGTTATTATTCGAGTGAGGAACTGCGGGTCGTACTATGTTTACTATCTGATTAATACCCCAGCCTGTACTTTAGGCTACTGTGGAACGGGTTAA